A single window of Agromyces aureus DNA harbors:
- a CDS encoding phage holin family protein, which produces MPAPTNDERSLFQLVGELPDTVSTLIKAEIDQIKAEISYKVKHFGIGAGLLAGAAVVGIFLLFTLITAAIFAFALIMPAWAAALTVGGILLLIIGVLVWIAIVNFKRGSEPLESVESLKADLDALKGTGDYDRR; this is translated from the coding sequence ATGCCAGCACCCACGAACGACGAGCGTTCGCTGTTCCAACTGGTCGGCGAACTGCCCGACACGGTCTCGACGCTGATCAAGGCCGAGATCGACCAGATCAAGGCCGAGATCTCCTACAAGGTCAAGCACTTCGGCATCGGCGCGGGGCTCCTCGCCGGCGCGGCCGTCGTCGGCATCTTCCTGCTGTTCACGCTCATCACGGCCGCGATCTTCGCGTTCGCGCTCATCATGCCCGCGTGGGCCGCGGCACTGACGGTCGGCGGCATCCTGCTGCTGATCATCGGCGTGCTCGTGTGGATCGCGATCGTCAACTTCAAGCGCGGCAGCGAGCCGCTCGAATCCGTCGAGAGCCTCAAGGCCGATCTCGACGCCCTGAAGGGAACGGGTGACTATGACCGCCGCTGA
- a CDS encoding GntR family transcriptional regulator, whose protein sequence is MRGDEGRADASASTAVERVAGLVRAEILSGVLAPDTPLREEAAALQFGVSRHTVRAAFQRLVAERLAVAEAYRGVRVASFDDAHVVALQQFRAALEVEAVRITAERHGDHWPDQVLTPAREVLARLRGLETRPPSSGAPRPAGEADSSMGGAGARRGGVDVDWLEVERLHADFHHAIVAASASPRIVEAHAALGGELLLLLLHVRPHYTLDTLIEEHRALLDELPTRGGDAVREHLEHSTRLLIDA, encoded by the coding sequence ATGCGCGGCGACGAAGGGCGAGCGGATGCCTCGGCGTCGACGGCCGTCGAACGGGTCGCCGGTCTCGTCCGCGCCGAGATCCTGAGCGGGGTGCTCGCACCCGACACGCCGCTGCGCGAAGAGGCCGCGGCCCTGCAGTTCGGGGTGTCGCGACACACGGTGCGGGCCGCCTTCCAGCGGCTCGTCGCCGAACGCCTCGCCGTCGCCGAGGCCTATCGCGGGGTGCGGGTCGCGAGCTTCGACGACGCGCACGTCGTCGCGCTGCAGCAGTTCCGCGCCGCGCTCGAAGTCGAGGCGGTCCGCATCACGGCGGAACGTCACGGCGACCACTGGCCGGATCAGGTGCTCACGCCTGCGCGCGAGGTGCTCGCGCGGTTGCGGGGTCTCGAGACGCGTCCTCCTTCGTCGGGCGCTCCTCGACCGGCGGGCGAGGCGGATTCGTCGATGGGCGGGGCAGGGGCCCGGCGCGGCGGCGTCGACGTCGACTGGCTCGAGGTCGAGCGGCTCCACGCCGACTTCCACCATGCGATCGTCGCGGCCTCCGCGAGCCCGCGCATCGTCGAAGCGCATGCCGCGCTCGGCGGAGAACTGCTGCTCCTCCTGCTGCACGTGCGCCCGCACTACACGCTCGACACCCTCATCGAGGAGCACCGCGCCCTGCTCGACGAGCTTCCGACGCGCGGCGGCGACGCCGTGCGCGAGCACCTCGAACACTCCACGCGGCTCCTCATCGACGCCTGA
- the hemQ gene encoding hydrogen peroxide-dependent heme synthase encodes MSSPAAEAAADAPQTQSEAAQPDAEQSPAGYTVFAVLRRDPARPDDLDGHDVPRFVAELDGTIALVEEEGVTVRGIYDVSGLRADADVMLWLHGDTADGLQWALRELRRSRLLRALLPTWNAMGVHRDAEFNKAHVPGFLRGIEPKDWLTVYPFVRSYEWYLLDPAERSRMLGEHGRKGAAFRGAIANTVSAFALGDYEWLLPIESDELTELVDLMRELRATDARRHVREEVPFYTGRRISTAELVEVLQ; translated from the coding sequence ATGTCATCCCCCGCTGCCGAGGCGGCAGCCGACGCGCCCCAGACCCAATCCGAGGCTGCACAGCCCGACGCCGAGCAGTCTCCTGCGGGCTACACGGTGTTCGCGGTGCTCCGCCGCGATCCCGCACGCCCCGACGATCTCGACGGCCACGACGTACCGCGCTTCGTCGCGGAACTCGACGGCACGATCGCCCTCGTCGAGGAGGAGGGCGTCACCGTTCGCGGCATCTACGACGTCTCGGGCCTCCGCGCCGACGCCGACGTCATGCTGTGGCTGCACGGCGACACCGCCGACGGCCTGCAGTGGGCGCTGCGCGAACTGCGCCGCTCGCGACTGCTCCGCGCGCTGCTGCCCACGTGGAACGCCATGGGCGTGCACCGCGACGCCGAGTTCAACAAGGCGCACGTGCCAGGGTTCCTCCGCGGCATCGAGCCCAAGGACTGGCTCACGGTGTACCCGTTCGTGCGCAGCTACGAGTGGTACCTGCTCGACCCGGCCGAGCGCAGCCGTATGCTCGGCGAGCACGGCCGCAAGGGCGCCGCGTTCCGGGGTGCGATCGCGAACACGGTCAGCGCCTTCGCGCTCGGCGACTACGAGTGGCTGCTGCCCATCGAGTCCGACGAGCTGACCGAGCTCGTCGACCTGATGCGCGAGCTGCGCGCCACCGACGCGCGCCGGCACGTGCGCGAAGAGGTGCCGTTCTACACGGGTCGCCGCATCTCGACCGCCGAGCTCGTGGAGGTGCTGCAGTAG
- a CDS encoding ferrochelatase: MPGATPAAQGGAEHVTEPVAYDAILLAGFGGPEGQDDVIPFLRNVTSGRGIPDERLEEVAHHYRHFGGISPINEQNRVLKAALEVELASRGVDLPVLWGNRNWDPYLNDALGEAKAAGYTKLIAIATSAYSSYSSCRQYREDFADALEDTQLGDVIEIDKVRQFFDHPGFVTPFTEGVRDGIAGLLAADPDLARGDIEVLFATHSIPSTDAAKSGPAERGFGEGGAYAAQHRAVAEVVMRDAGATDVPWQLVYQSRSGPPSMPWLEPDINDAIAELPALGRKAVVIVPLGFVSDHMEVLWDLDNEALETAGEHSLAAVRVPTPGTHPAYVAGLVDLVLERVNGTPVAERPAVTELGPWYDVCRPGCCENVRLGFRPALAGIAP; encoded by the coding sequence GTGCCCGGCGCGACCCCCGCAGCCCAGGGCGGCGCCGAGCACGTGACCGAGCCCGTCGCGTACGACGCGATCCTGCTGGCCGGTTTCGGCGGGCCGGAGGGTCAAGACGACGTGATCCCGTTCCTGCGCAACGTCACGAGCGGGCGCGGCATCCCCGATGAGCGCCTCGAAGAGGTCGCGCACCACTACCGGCACTTCGGCGGCATCAGCCCCATCAACGAGCAGAACCGCGTGCTGAAGGCCGCGCTCGAGGTCGAGCTCGCGAGCCGCGGGGTCGACCTGCCCGTGCTGTGGGGCAACCGCAACTGGGATCCCTACCTCAACGACGCGCTCGGCGAGGCGAAGGCGGCCGGTTACACGAAGCTCATCGCGATCGCGACGAGCGCGTACAGCTCGTACTCGAGCTGCCGGCAGTACCGCGAGGACTTCGCCGACGCCCTCGAGGACACGCAGCTCGGCGACGTCATCGAGATCGACAAGGTGCGCCAGTTCTTCGACCACCCCGGCTTCGTCACGCCGTTCACCGAGGGCGTGCGCGACGGCATCGCCGGCCTGCTCGCGGCCGACCCCGACCTCGCTCGCGGCGACATCGAGGTGCTGTTCGCGACGCACTCCATTCCGTCGACGGATGCCGCGAAGTCCGGCCCTGCCGAGCGCGGGTTCGGCGAGGGCGGCGCGTACGCGGCCCAGCACCGCGCGGTGGCCGAGGTCGTCATGCGCGACGCCGGTGCGACCGACGTGCCGTGGCAGCTCGTCTACCAGTCCCGCTCGGGCCCGCCCTCGATGCCGTGGCTCGAGCCCGACATCAACGACGCGATCGCCGAACTGCCGGCGCTCGGCCGCAAGGCTGTCGTGATCGTGCCGCTCGGGTTCGTGAGCGACCACATGGAGGTGCTCTGGGACCTCGACAACGAGGCGCTCGAGACCGCCGGCGAGCACTCGCTCGCCGCCGTGCGCGTGCCCACGCCCGGCACCCACCCCGCCTACGTCGCCGGACTCGTCGACCTCGTGCTCGAGCGCGTCAACGGCACCCCGGTCGCCGAGCGCCCGGCCGTGACGGAGCTCGGACCCTGGTACGACGTCTGCCGACCCGGGTGCTGCGAGAACGTGCGTCTCGGCTTCCGTCCGGCGCTCGCCGGGATCGCGCCATGA
- the hemC gene encoding hydroxymethylbilane synthase: MSSTSGSGGRAGSGGVIRVGTRASALAMAQTTQIAERLGAAAKAEIELVPVTTEGDTSRASLASLGGTGVFVTALRDALLADRCDVVVHSMKDLPTADHEGLRLGAVPKRADARDALCARDGLTLAELPQGARVGTGSPRRIAQLLAVRPDLEVLDIRGNVDTRLGKVESGELDAVLLAAAGLGRLGRSDAATELLSLDEWPTAAAQGALAIEVRRERGDRSLELALEAVDHHSTRAMALAERLVLAGLEAGCAAPVGVTAFLEDELLFLSASVYSADGARRITSSHAATPESRSAADLAEAARDVADRAVAELLGNGAAELAAAAPEES, from the coding sequence ATGAGCAGCACGAGCGGTTCCGGCGGCCGCGCCGGTTCGGGCGGCGTGATCCGCGTCGGCACCCGGGCGAGCGCGCTCGCAATGGCCCAGACCACGCAGATCGCCGAACGCCTCGGCGCCGCGGCCAAGGCCGAGATCGAGCTCGTGCCCGTCACGACCGAGGGCGACACCTCGCGCGCCTCGCTCGCATCGCTCGGCGGCACCGGCGTCTTCGTCACGGCCCTGCGCGACGCCCTGCTCGCCGATCGGTGCGACGTGGTCGTGCACTCCATGAAGGACCTGCCGACGGCCGACCACGAGGGTCTCCGCCTCGGCGCGGTCCCCAAGCGCGCCGACGCCCGAGACGCGCTCTGCGCGCGCGACGGACTCACCCTCGCCGAACTTCCGCAGGGCGCCCGCGTCGGCACCGGCTCGCCACGCCGCATCGCGCAGCTGCTGGCGGTGCGCCCCGACCTCGAGGTGCTCGACATCCGCGGCAACGTCGACACGCGCCTCGGCAAGGTCGAGTCGGGCGAGCTCGACGCCGTGCTGCTCGCCGCGGCCGGTCTCGGCCGGCTCGGGCGATCGGATGCCGCGACCGAGCTGCTCTCGCTCGACGAATGGCCGACGGCCGCCGCGCAGGGTGCGCTCGCGATCGAGGTGCGCCGCGAACGCGGCGATCGTTCGCTCGAGCTGGCGCTCGAGGCCGTCGACCACCATTCGACGCGTGCGATGGCGCTCGCAGAGCGCCTCGTGCTGGCCGGACTCGAGGCCGGCTGCGCGGCGCCCGTCGGCGTCACCGCGTTCCTCGAGGACGAACTTCTGTTCCTCAGCGCGAGCGTGTACAGTGCCGACGGGGCCAGGCGGATCACCAGTTCGCACGCCGCGACCCCCGAGAGCCGCTCGGCCGCCGATCTGGCGGAGGCGGCTCGCGACGTCGCCGATCGTGCCGTCGCAGAACTCCTCGGCAACGGTGCCGCTGAATTGGCTGCTGCTGCTCCGGAGGAATCGTGA
- a CDS encoding uroporphyrinogen-III synthase, with the protein MPSHSGKPLAGWRVLVPRGGPWGDGVAGALRARGATPIIAPLINFAPTDDQPALEAALAKLAAGGFDWLTITSATTVDVLSSYHAVIPETTRVAAVGETTAAALVAAGYQADIVPSEDNSAKGLLEEWDAATEGAKGLRVLALRSAIAKQVLSIGLSDAGHTVEAVVAYRTVGVPVAQKVVDDVRGGRVHAVLVTSGSVAEQVQQQLGPIPESILVAAIGPQTRRDAAELGLRVDVVARERSAESLIEAVIDAAIAHA; encoded by the coding sequence CTGCCCTCCCACAGCGGAAAGCCGCTGGCAGGGTGGCGTGTCCTCGTGCCCCGCGGCGGGCCGTGGGGCGACGGCGTCGCCGGGGCGTTGCGTGCGCGCGGCGCGACTCCGATCATCGCCCCGCTCATCAACTTCGCGCCGACCGACGACCAGCCCGCGCTCGAGGCCGCGCTCGCGAAGCTCGCCGCCGGTGGCTTCGACTGGCTGACCATCACGAGCGCCACCACGGTCGACGTGCTCTCGTCGTACCACGCCGTCATCCCGGAGACCACGAGGGTCGCCGCCGTCGGTGAGACGACCGCGGCCGCCCTCGTGGCCGCCGGATACCAGGCTGACATCGTGCCGTCCGAAGACAACTCGGCCAAGGGCCTGCTCGAGGAGTGGGACGCCGCGACCGAGGGCGCCAAAGGCCTTCGCGTGCTCGCGCTCCGGTCGGCGATCGCCAAGCAGGTGCTGTCGATCGGCCTCTCCGACGCCGGACACACGGTCGAGGCCGTCGTGGCCTATCGCACGGTCGGCGTGCCGGTCGCGCAGAAGGTCGTCGACGACGTGCGCGGCGGTCGCGTGCACGCCGTGCTCGTGACCTCCGGCAGCGTGGCCGAGCAGGTGCAGCAGCAGCTCGGCCCGATCCCCGAGTCGATCCTCGTCGCGGCCATCGGCCCGCAGACCCGCCGCGACGCCGCCGAGCTCGGCCTCCGCGTCGACGTCGTCGCGCGCGAGCGCAGCGCCGAGTCCCTCATCGAGGCGGTCATCGACGCCGCGATCGCGCACGCCTGA
- the hemB gene encoding porphobilinogen synthase, translated as MTSTPTPRIRPRRLRETPALRRLASETRLDPAELVLPMFVREGASAPLPIASMPGVVQHTLESLPQAVADAAAAGVGGVMLFGVPEVRDARGSGATDPEGILNVATRVAVEAAAGSLVVQTDLCLDEFTDHGHCGVLDDHGRVDNDATLERYIAMALEQARAGSELLGLSGMMDGQVAAVREALDAGGHTHTAILAYSAKYASAFYGPFRDAVESTLEGDRRSYQLDPGNRREGLREALLDIEEGADIVMVKPAGSYLDVLADVAAASDVPVWAYQVSGEYAMIEAAAAHGWIDRKRAVVESVRSIKRAGADVVLTYWAVELAEWIRKGDLA; from the coding sequence GTGACTTCCACGCCCACCCCCCGCATCCGCCCGCGGCGTCTTCGCGAGACGCCGGCCCTGCGCCGCCTCGCGTCCGAGACGCGGCTCGACCCGGCCGAGCTCGTGCTGCCGATGTTCGTGCGCGAGGGGGCGAGCGCGCCGCTGCCGATCGCGTCGATGCCCGGGGTCGTGCAGCACACGCTCGAGAGCCTCCCGCAGGCGGTGGCGGATGCCGCGGCCGCAGGTGTCGGCGGCGTGATGCTGTTCGGCGTGCCCGAGGTGCGCGACGCCCGCGGGTCCGGCGCCACCGACCCCGAGGGCATCCTGAACGTGGCGACGCGCGTCGCGGTCGAGGCCGCCGCGGGTTCGCTCGTCGTGCAGACCGACCTCTGCCTCGACGAGTTCACCGACCACGGCCACTGCGGCGTGCTCGACGACCACGGCCGCGTCGACAACGACGCGACGCTCGAGCGGTACATCGCCATGGCGCTCGAGCAGGCGCGCGCGGGCTCCGAGCTGCTGGGCCTGTCGGGCATGATGGACGGCCAGGTCGCCGCGGTGCGCGAGGCGCTCGACGCGGGCGGCCACACGCACACCGCGATCCTCGCCTACTCGGCGAAGTACGCCTCGGCGTTCTACGGACCGTTCCGCGATGCGGTCGAGTCGACGCTCGAGGGCGACCGTCGTTCGTACCAGCTCGATCCCGGAAACCGGCGAGAGGGGTTGCGCGAGGCGCTGCTCGACATCGAGGAGGGTGCCGACATCGTCATGGTCAAGCCCGCCGGCAGCTACCTCGACGTGCTGGCCGATGTGGCCGCGGCATCCGATGTTCCCGTCTGGGCGTATCAGGTGTCGGGCGAGTACGCCATGATCGAGGCCGCCGCGGCGCACGGCTGGATCGACCGCAAGCGCGCCGTCGTCGAGTCGGTGCGCTCCATCAAGCGCGCCGGCGCCGACGTCGTGCTCACGTACTGGGCCGTCGAACTGGCCGAATGGATCCGCAAGGGAGACCTGGCATGA
- the hemL gene encoding glutamate-1-semialdehyde 2,1-aminomutase produces the protein MTATTDAATTDAAATNTATTNADLFARAQAAIPGGVNSPVRAFRSVGGTPRFLVSAKGAYVTDVEGREYVDLVAGWGPAILGHADPRVIEAVTDAAARGLSFGSSTPAETVLAELVEARVAPVEKLRLVSTGTEATMSAIRLARGFTGRDLLVKFAGHYHGHSDGLLAEAGSGLATFALPGSAGVPADIAALTLVLPYNDLDAVRAAFAEHGDRIAAVIVEAAAANMGVVPPLPGFNAELVELAHANGSLVISDEVLTGFRVSEAGWWGLESKTEHAYTPDLLTFGKVIGGGMPVAALGGRADVMDQLAPLGPVYQAGTLSGNPVAVAAGVATLRAADAAVYAHLDGAAATISAAVSEALAAEGVAHGVQRAGNLFSFVFGEEVPVHDYATVQRQESFRYAPFFHAMLDAGVSLPPSVFEAWFVTAAHDEAAIDRIVAALPAAARAAASARPS, from the coding sequence ATGACCGCCACGACCGACGCCGCCACGACCGACGCCGCCGCGACCAACACGGCGACGACCAACGCCGACCTCTTCGCCCGCGCGCAGGCCGCGATCCCGGGCGGCGTGAACTCGCCCGTGCGCGCCTTCCGCTCGGTGGGCGGCACGCCCCGCTTCCTCGTGTCGGCGAAGGGCGCCTACGTCACCGACGTCGAGGGGCGCGAGTACGTCGACCTCGTGGCCGGCTGGGGTCCCGCGATCCTCGGGCACGCCGATCCGCGGGTGATCGAGGCGGTGACGGATGCCGCGGCTCGCGGTCTCTCGTTCGGCTCGTCCACGCCCGCCGAGACCGTGCTCGCCGAGCTCGTCGAGGCGCGCGTCGCCCCGGTCGAGAAGCTGCGACTCGTGAGCACGGGCACCGAGGCGACCATGAGCGCGATCCGCCTCGCCCGCGGATTCACGGGCCGCGACCTGCTCGTGAAGTTCGCCGGGCACTACCACGGCCACTCCGACGGCCTGCTCGCCGAGGCCGGATCGGGACTCGCGACGTTCGCGCTTCCGGGTTCGGCGGGCGTGCCCGCCGACATCGCGGCGCTCACGCTCGTGCTGCCGTACAACGACCTCGACGCCGTGCGCGCGGCGTTCGCCGAGCACGGCGACCGCATCGCGGCCGTCATCGTCGAGGCCGCCGCCGCCAACATGGGCGTCGTGCCGCCGCTGCCCGGCTTCAATGCCGAGCTCGTCGAGCTCGCGCACGCGAACGGCTCGCTCGTCATCAGCGACGAGGTGCTCACCGGCTTCCGCGTCTCGGAGGCCGGCTGGTGGGGCCTCGAGTCGAAGACCGAGCACGCCTACACGCCCGACCTCCTGACCTTCGGCAAGGTCATCGGCGGCGGCATGCCGGTCGCCGCCCTCGGCGGGCGCGCCGACGTCATGGACCAGCTCGCGCCCCTCGGGCCCGTCTACCAGGCAGGCACGCTCTCGGGCAATCCGGTCGCGGTCGCCGCCGGTGTCGCCACGCTCAGGGCTGCGGATGCCGCGGTCTACGCGCATCTCGACGGCGCCGCCGCGACGATCAGCGCCGCGGTCTCCGAGGCGCTCGCCGCCGAGGGCGTGGCGCACGGAGTGCAGCGCGCCGGCAACCTGTTCAGCTTCGTGTTCGGCGAGGAGGTGCCGGTCCACGACTACGCGACGGTGCAGCGTCAGGAGTCCTTCCGGTACGCCCCGTTCTTCCACGCGATGCTCGACGCCGGCGTCTCGCTGCCGCCGAGCGTGTTCGAGGCCTGGTTCGTCACGGCGGCCCACGACGAGGCGGCGATCGACCGCATCGTCGCCGCGCTGCCCGCAGCAGCTCGCGCCGCGGCATCCGCCCGCCCGTCCTGA
- a CDS encoding cation:proton antiporter — MTELIIVGVITFVVIAGAAVLGPRLGIASPLVLVAVGIAASFVPVFEQVHIDPELILQGVLPLLLYSSAVSMPTMNFRREFGAISGLSVLLVIASSLVLGVFFMLVIPDLGFAWGVALGAIISPTDAVATSIIKQTPVSKRVVSMLDGESLFNDASALVVLRTAIVAVAASFSFWAAAGTFVYAVAVAAAIGGLVGWLNLAARRRVTNPAVNTVLSFTVPFIASVPAELLEASGLVAAVVAGIVTGIRAPRELSPQNRLSDSQNWRTVELVLEGVVFLTMGLQIQGIVADLQRDHAGVLPAVLVAIGALAITILVRAAYVAPLLRGLGRRHRRSAAMQPRLEGLQEKLATPEGEQEILERGGQRGRRGRGRTTGRDLDRFRRRVTQSLGDIEYFRRQPLGWREGVIVVWAGMRGAVTVAAAQTLPIETPQRPLLVFVAFAVAVLSLLVQGGTIGPLVQRIAPKADPAERRAEMEAEHTGLMQILRDSAEQFEQPTRSADQPRDEAFLAERRYRLDVIAAQRAALLDARDNGTFDADVLADELANLDAAQIALEMRAKNAE, encoded by the coding sequence GTGACCGAACTGATCATCGTCGGAGTGATCACCTTCGTGGTGATCGCCGGTGCGGCCGTGCTCGGCCCGCGCCTCGGCATCGCGTCGCCGCTCGTGCTCGTTGCGGTCGGCATCGCGGCGAGCTTCGTGCCCGTCTTCGAGCAGGTGCACATCGACCCCGAGCTGATCCTCCAGGGCGTGCTTCCGCTGCTGCTCTACTCGTCGGCGGTCTCGATGCCGACCATGAACTTCCGGCGGGAGTTCGGCGCGATCAGCGGGCTCTCGGTGCTGCTCGTGATCGCGAGCTCGCTGGTGCTCGGCGTCTTCTTCATGCTCGTCATCCCCGATCTGGGATTCGCGTGGGGCGTCGCCCTCGGTGCGATCATCAGCCCGACGGATGCGGTCGCGACCTCGATCATCAAGCAGACGCCGGTCTCGAAGCGCGTCGTGTCGATGCTCGACGGCGAGAGCCTGTTCAACGACGCGAGCGCCCTCGTCGTGCTGCGCACCGCGATCGTGGCGGTGGCGGCCTCGTTCTCGTTCTGGGCCGCCGCCGGCACGTTCGTCTACGCCGTCGCCGTCGCCGCCGCCATCGGCGGACTGGTCGGCTGGCTGAACTTGGCCGCGCGTCGCCGGGTCACGAATCCGGCGGTCAACACCGTGCTCTCGTTCACGGTGCCGTTCATCGCGTCCGTACCCGCCGAACTCCTCGAGGCCTCCGGACTGGTCGCGGCGGTGGTCGCCGGGATCGTCACCGGCATCCGGGCGCCGCGCGAGCTGTCGCCGCAGAACCGGCTGTCGGACTCGCAGAACTGGCGCACGGTCGAGCTCGTGCTCGAGGGAGTCGTCTTCCTGACGATGGGCCTGCAGATCCAGGGGATCGTCGCCGACCTGCAGCGCGACCATGCCGGAGTGCTCCCCGCGGTGCTCGTGGCCATCGGAGCGCTCGCCATCACGATCCTGGTGCGGGCCGCCTACGTCGCGCCGCTGCTCAGGGGCCTGGGGCGCCGACATCGCCGGTCGGCGGCGATGCAGCCCCGGCTCGAGGGCCTGCAGGAGAAGCTGGCCACGCCCGAGGGCGAGCAGGAGATCCTCGAGCGCGGGGGCCAGCGGGGGCGGCGGGGGCGGGGTCGCACGACCGGCCGGGACCTCGACCGGTTCCGGCGCCGAGTCACCCAGTCCCTCGGCGACATCGAGTACTTCCGGAGGCAGCCGCTCGGCTGGCGCGAGGGCGTGATCGTGGTGTGGGCGGGCATGCGGGGCGCCGTGACCGTGGCCGCGGCGCAGACGCTGCCCATCGAGACGCCCCAACGCCCGTTGCTCGTGTTCGTCGCGTTCGCCGTGGCGGTGCTCTCGCTCCTGGTGCAGGGCGGCACGATCGGGCCGCTCGTGCAGCGCATCGCGCCGAAGGCCGACCCGGCCGAGCGACGGGCGGAGATGGAGGCGGAGCACACGGGACTCATGCAGATCCTGCGCGACAGCGCCGAGCAGTTCGAGCAGCCGACGCGGTCCGCCGACCAGCCGCGGGACGAGGCGTTCCTCGCCGAGCGCCGGTATCGGCTCGACGTCATCGCCGCGCAGCGGGCGGCGCTGCTCGACGCGCGCGACAACGGCACGTTCGACGCCGACGTGCTGGCCGACGAGCTGGCGAACCTCGATGCGGCGCAGATCGCGCTCGAGATGCGGGCCAAGAACGCCGAATGA
- a CDS encoding serine/threonine-protein kinase → MPKRLPSAPPVLAGYNYVRPLGTGGFADVFLYEQDLPRRVTAVKVLLADVIDPEARRTFTLEADAMARLSAHPSIVTIHQASIASDGRPYLVMEYCPESLGARVKRGPMPAGEVLDIGVRMAGALETAHRSGLLHRDIKPSNLLVNSLGAPVLADFGIAGSIADDGLGDTLAMSVPWSAPEVLAERTNGTVATEVWGLGATLYTLLAGHSPFELADRSRNSVDQLSRRVLGAKYTPLAPRGVPSRIDTVLSAAMQRDPARRYRSMAEFGEQLRWAQYELGVSPTSLEVASPEWAAAAPIDFSDASRRGPVVTTVDPDSRRAGRAAAVATARPVGRVIDAGGLAPARARNGWVKPVAIGVGSAVVVLAGAAVALVSTGAL, encoded by the coding sequence GTGCCGAAACGTCTGCCGTCAGCGCCGCCCGTGCTGGCCGGATACAACTACGTGCGTCCGCTCGGCACCGGCGGCTTCGCCGACGTGTTCCTCTACGAACAGGACCTCCCGCGCCGCGTCACGGCCGTCAAGGTGCTGCTCGCCGACGTCATCGACCCCGAGGCGCGTCGCACGTTCACGCTCGAAGCCGATGCGATGGCGCGACTCAGCGCGCACCCGTCGATCGTGACGATCCACCAGGCCTCGATCGCGTCCGACGGGCGCCCGTACCTGGTCATGGAGTACTGCCCCGAATCCCTCGGCGCCCGGGTCAAGCGCGGGCCGATGCCCGCCGGTGAGGTGCTCGACATCGGCGTGCGCATGGCCGGTGCGCTCGAGACCGCGCACCGGTCGGGTCTGCTGCACCGCGACATCAAGCCCTCGAACCTGCTCGTCAACTCCCTCGGCGCGCCCGTGCTCGCCGACTTCGGCATCGCCGGGTCGATCGCCGACGACGGCCTGGGCGACACGCTCGCGATGTCGGTGCCGTGGAGCGCCCCCGAGGTGCTCGCCGAACGCACGAACGGCACCGTCGCGACCGAGGTGTGGGGTCTCGGCGCGACGCTCTACACGCTGCTGGCCGGCCACAGCCCCTTCGAACTCGCCGACCGGAGCCGCAACTCCGTCGACCAGCTCTCGCGCCGCGTGCTCGGGGCGAAGTACACGCCGTTGGCGCCGCGTGGGGTGCCGTCGCGCATCGACACCGTGCTGTCGGCGGCGATGCAACGCGACCCGGCCCGTCGCTACCGCTCGATGGCCGAGTTCGGCGAGCAGCTGCGCTGGGCCCAGTACGAGCTCGGGGTCTCGCCCACGAGCCTCGAGGTCGCCTCGCCCGAGTGGGCGGCCGCGGCCCCCATCGACTTCTCGGATGCCTCGCGGCGGGGGCCCGTCGTCACGACGGTCGATCCCGACTCGCGTCGCGCCGGCCGAGCGGCCGCGGTCGCGACGGCCAGGCCCGTCGGCCGCGTGATCGATGCCGGCGGACTTGCGCCCGCACGTGCCCGAAACGGCTGGGTGAAGCCGGTCGCGATCGGCGTCGGCTCGGCGGTCGTCGTGCTCGCCGGTGCCGCGGTCGCCCTGGTCTCCACGGGCGCGCTGTGA